A genomic stretch from Caloenas nicobarica isolate bCalNic1 chromosome 3, bCalNic1.hap1, whole genome shotgun sequence includes:
- the GJE1 gene encoding putative gap junction epsilon-1 protein: MSPNYMRSFSEGCLRPPTVIGQFHTLFFGSVRMFFLGVLGFAVYGNEALHFSCDPDKREVNLFCYNQFRPITPQVFWALQLAIVLIPGAFFHLCAACKNIAQEEILQKSFYTGFYIFTVFLRIILEVAAFWLQIQLFGFKVNAIYMCDVGALEKKFNVTRCMVPEHFEKTIFLIAMYTFTVITVVLCVAEIFEISCRRLGFLKTQ, from the exons ATGTCCCCCAACTACATGCGGAGCTTCTCGGAGGGATGT CTCAGGCCACCAACGGTAATCGGCCAATTCCACACCCTTTTCTTTGGCTCTGTTCGTATGTTTTTCCTTGGTGTTCTGGGCTTTGCTGTTTATGGAAATGAGGCCTTGCATTTCAGCTGTGACCCAGACAAGAGAGAGGTTAATCTTTTCTGTTACAACCAGTTCAGGCCTATAACCCCTCAG GTATTCTGGGCATTACAGCTGGCGATTGTACTGATACCTGGAGCGTTTTTTCACCTTTGTGCTGCATGTAAGAACATCGCACAGGAAGAAATCCTCCAAAAGTCATTCTACACTGGTTTTTATATCTTCACTGTTTTCTTAAGGATTATCCTTGAAGTTGCGGCTTTTTGGCTTCAGATTCAGCTCTTTGGTTTCAAAGTGAACGCAATCTACATGTGTGATGTGGGAGCACTTGAAAAGAAGTTTAATGTTACCCGGTGCATGGTGCCAGAGCACTTTGAAAAGACAATTTTTCTTATTGCAATGTACACATTTACTGTGATTACAGTGGTCTTGTGCGTTGCCGAAATTTTTGAGATCTCATGTAGAAGGCTAGGTTTCTTAAAAACTCAGTGA